Within the Pseudomonas oryzae genome, the region GGCGGTTCTCCAGCACCAGGCGGCGCATCGCCAGGCCGCGGCGCACGCCGTCGAGCAGGGTGTCGCTGGGGAACGGCTTCTCGAGGAAGTCCCAGGCGCCGGCGCGCATCGCCTGCACCGCCAGCGGCACGTCGCCGTGGCCGGTGATGAGGATCACCGGCAGTTCGGCGTCGCGGCCGTGCAGCTGTTCGAGCAATTGCAGGCCGTCGATGCCCGGCATGCGGATGTCGCTGACCACCACCCCCGGCCAGTCCGCCGGCAGCGCCGCCGCCAGGCCGCGCGCGTCGCCGCGCGCCTCGACCCTGAGGCCGGCCAGATCGAGGGTCTGCGCCAGCGCCTGACGCAGGTGCGGGTCGTCGTCGACCAGCAGCACTTCGGTGGTGGCGGCGACGCCGGGTGCGGAACTCATGGGCGATCCTCCGGGGACTGGGTGCCGGGGCCGGCGCTGGCCGGCAGCAGGTTGAGGGTGACCAGCGCGCCGCCCTGCGGATGGTTGGCCAGCAGCAGCTCGCCGCCGAGGGCGCGGGTCAGGCTGTCGCAGATGGCCAGGCCGAGGCCGAGGCCGCGCGCGGTGGTCTTGGTGGTGAAGAACGGCTCGCGGGCGCGCTCCAGCGCCTCGGCGGAAAAGCCCGGGCCGTTGTCGCGCAGGGTCAGGCTGATGCGCCCGTCGGCCAGGGGCTGCGCGCTGAGCCACAGGCGCCGCGGCGGCGCCTTCTCGCTCATCGCGTCGAAGGCGTTGGCCAGCAGGTTGCCGAGCACCTGGCGCAGGCGCGTCTCGCCGGCCTGCACCCACAGGGTGGCGTCCGGCAGGTCGCGCAGCAGCTCCACCTCCAGGGCGCGGCGGCGCTGGGCGAGCAGGGCCAGGGCGTCGTCCAGCGCCGGCTGCAGGGCCACGGTCTCCGGCGCCTTGCGGTCGCGGCGGGCGAAGGCCTTGAGGTGGCTGATGATCGAGGCCATGCGCGCGGTCAGCTCGCTGATCAGCTTGAGGTTGCCGCGCGCATCCTCGACCCGGCCGTGGTCGAGCAGCACGCCGGCGTTGTCGGCGTAGCTGCGGATCGCCGCGAGCGGCTGGTTGAGTTCGTGGCTGATGCTGGCGCTCATGGTGCCCAGCGCCGACAGCTTGCCGGCCTGCACCAGCTCGTCCTGGGCGCGCACCAGCTCCTGCTGGGCCTGCTCGCGCTCGAGCACCTCCTGCTTGAGGCGCTCGGTCAGCGCCAGCAGGTCCTCGGTGCGCTCGGCGACGCGCTGCTCCAGCTCGCGGCGGGTGCGCGCATCGATGGCCAGGCGCTCGAGCAGGTGGCGGCGGCGCTGCAGCAGCACCGCGGCGAGCAGCAGCACGGCGAGCAGGGTCGCTCCGGCGATGGCCATCACGCTCTGCACCGGGCGTTCGATCAGGCTGCGCGGGGCGAGGATGCTCGCCGTCCAGCCGGTTTCCTCGAGGGTGCTGCTCTGGCGCAGCCAGTCCCGCTCGACCAGCGCCAGCGGCTGCGGCGTCTGGGTCGGATAGGGCAGGTTGGCGGCGATGTCGGCGCGCTCGCCGGCGCTCAGCTCGCGGGTGGCGCGGAAGCGCCAGTCCGGCCGCGAGGTGAGGATCACCACGCCGTGGGCGTCGGTGACCAGCAGCTGCTCCGGGGTGCTGCCGAGCAGCGTCTCGGTGTGGTCGAGGTCGACCTTGACCACCAGCACGCCGAGCACCTCGTGGCCGTCGCGCACCGCCGCGGCGAAGAAGTAGCCGCGCTTGCCCGAGGTGGTGCCGAGGCCGAAGAACTGGCCGAGGCGACCGGCCAGCGCCTCGCGGAAGTACGGGCGGAAGGCGAAGTTGCGTCCGACGAAGGCGTCGAACTCGCTCCAGTTGGACGCCGCCAGGGTCAGCCCGGCGGGGTTCATCAGGTAGATCACGTCGGCGCCGCTCTGATCGCGCACGCGCTTGAGCAGCTGGTTGGCGGCATTGATGGTGTCGGCGTCCTCGGCGGCGCGCAGCGCGGCGCGCAGCGCCGGCAGGTCGCCGAGGATGTGCGGCAGGGCCTCGTAGCGGCGCAGGGTGCCGCGCAGGTTGGCCACGTACAGCTCGAGGGTCTGCGCGTTCTGCTCGGCGACCCGCTCGCTGTAGTAGCGGGTCGCCAGGTGCTCGATCGGCCACAGCAGCGGCGCGAGCAGCACGGCGAGCAGGACCAGGGTGCGCCAGCGGGGGCGGGAGAACAGGTTGAGCGCGGTGGGCATGGCGGGGGTCGCTTGCGGATCGGCGCGCATTATGTGGCGCCGGCCAGACAGTCGGCCAGCGCCTGGCGCCAGTCGGGCAGCGCCACGCCCCAGTCGCGCGCCAGCGCGGCGCAGTCCAGCCGCGAGTCGGTCGGGCGCGCCACCGCGCTGGGGTAGTCGGCGCTGGCGATCGGCAGCAGCCGCGCGCAGGGCTCGCCGCGCACGCGCAGGTCGGCGGCGATCGCGCAGGCCAGCTCGTACCAGCTGGCGCCGCCGGCGCAGCTGGCGTGGTACAGGCCGGCCGGGCCGGGAGCGCCGGCGGCGAGGCGCGCCACCAGCGCCGCCGTCGCGTCGGCCAGCGCCGCGCAACTGGTCGGGTTGCCGAACTGGTCGGCGACCACCCGCACCTCGGC harbors:
- a CDS encoding sensor histidine kinase is translated as MPTALNLFSRPRWRTLVLLAVLLAPLLWPIEHLATRYYSERVAEQNAQTLELYVANLRGTLRRYEALPHILGDLPALRAALRAAEDADTINAANQLLKRVRDQSGADVIYLMNPAGLTLAASNWSEFDAFVGRNFAFRPYFREALAGRLGQFFGLGTTSGKRGYFFAAAVRDGHEVLGVLVVKVDLDHTETLLGSTPEQLLVTDAHGVVILTSRPDWRFRATRELSAGERADIAANLPYPTQTPQPLALVERDWLRQSSTLEETGWTASILAPRSLIERPVQSVMAIAGATLLAVLLLAAVLLQRRRHLLERLAIDARTRRELEQRVAERTEDLLALTERLKQEVLEREQAQQELVRAQDELVQAGKLSALGTMSASISHELNQPLAAIRSYADNAGVLLDHGRVEDARGNLKLISELTARMASIISHLKAFARRDRKAPETVALQPALDDALALLAQRRRALEVELLRDLPDATLWVQAGETRLRQVLGNLLANAFDAMSEKAPPRRLWLSAQPLADGRISLTLRDNGPGFSAEALERAREPFFTTKTTARGLGLGLAICDSLTRALGGELLLANHPQGGALVTLNLLPASAGPGTQSPEDRP